In Pristis pectinata isolate sPriPec2 chromosome 11, sPriPec2.1.pri, whole genome shotgun sequence, the following proteins share a genomic window:
- the mitd1 gene encoding LOW QUALITY PROTEIN: MIT domain-containing protein 1 (The sequence of the model RefSeq protein was modified relative to this genomic sequence to represent the inferred CDS: inserted 1 base in 1 codon; deleted 3 bases in 2 codons) codes for MSQSVLAGMENSAVTVLKRAIELDNDSRLQTALVCYQEGIHLLMEVLKATKDEAKKVHYRKKITGYMDRAEKIKEQLNYLKEKGKYHEQIXIPEDATGFSYEKIFKPYLDSFVTEVWVEDPYIRHVHQLYNFLRFCEMLIKGPCSVKTIHLLTSLDSGGNLQQTSGLEEIKQSLQSYKITLEVKYSSSIHDREIRFNNGWMIKIGRGLDYLKKHRFGRFSIGYCDFDLRQCHETTVDIFHIKHTKNS; via the exons ATGTCTCAGAGTGTGTTGGCAGGAATGGAGAACTCAGCTGTGACTGTGTTGAAGAGGGCTATTGAATTGGACAATGATTCCCGTTTGCAAACAGCATTGGTTTGCTATCAGGAGGGCATCCATCTTCTTATGGAAGTGCTGAAAG CTACAAAAGATGAAGCAAAAAAAGTCCATTATCGAAAGAAGATAACAGGCTACATGGATCGAGCAGAAAAAATTAAAGAACAGCTGAATTACCTCAAAGAAA AAGGAAAATATCATGAACAGA AGATTCCAGAAGATGCTACTGGGTTTAGCTATGAAAAAATT TTCAAACCATACTTGGATTCATTTGTTACTGAGGTCTGGGTAGAAGATCCA TACATCAGGCATGTTCATCAG CTATACAACTTCTTGAGATTCTGTGAGATGCTTATAAAAGGACCTTGCAGTGTGAAAACTATCCATCTACTGACTTCACTTGAT AGTGGTGGTAACTTGCAGCAGACCAGTGGTCTTGAGGAAATAAAACAGTCATTGCAGAGTTACAAGATAACCTTGGAGGTGAAATACTCCTCTTCAATACATGATCGAGAAATCAG ATTCAACAATGGGTGGATGATCAAGATTGGAAGAGGATTAGATTACTTAAAAAAACACAGGTTT GGACGATTTTCGATTGGTTACTGTGATTTTGACCTGAGACAATGTCACGAAACTACAGTGGACATTTTCCATATCAAGCATACAAAGAATTCATAA
- the LOC127575952 gene encoding BTB/POZ domain-containing protein KCTD21-like isoform X2: MSDPITLNVGGKLYTSSLATLTRYPDSMLGVMFSGKMPSTSDQHGNYFIDRDGKIFRYILNFLRTSNLDLPDDFQEVRLLKREADFYQIQPLIEALQERESENAKAERNAMLNITLDQRLQTVYFTVKPAPQMYNLTSCSTEVFDANIFCTSAEFLKHLSSKFCYFVNGRLLPIGYEKKDPHHLTLQWVGHVAVLPEDEYTRQNLKRLWIVPTNEQVNNFQLFVEEVLKTAMSDGFHVDSLQPDSSDFMNYKGG, from the exons ATGTCTGATCCTATAACATTAAATGTAGGAGGAAAATTGTATACCAGTTCTCTGGCAACTTTAACACGATACCCAGACTCGATGCTGGGTGTAATGTTCAGTGGGAAAATGCCCTCAACTAGCGATCAGCATGGTAATTACTTCATTGACAGAGATGGGAAAATATTTCGATATATTCTAAATTTTTTGCGCACATCAAACCTCGACCTCCCAGATGATTTTCAAGAAGTTAGGCTTTTGAAGAGAGAAGCTGATTTTTACCAGATCCAGCCCTTAATCGAGGCTTTGCAGGAGAGAGAGTCTGAGAATGCCAAGGCGGAAAGGAATGCAATGCTCAACATTACTCTGgaccagagactgcagactgTGTACTTCACTGTTAAACCAGCCCCACAAATGTACAACCTAACCTCATGTAGTACAGAAGTCTTTGATGCCAACATATTTTGCACATCAGCTGAATTCTTGAAGCATTTGAGCTCCAAGTTTTGTTACTTTGTTAATGGTAGACTTTTACCAATTGGTTATGAGAAAAAGGATCCACACCATTTGACATTACAATGGGTTGGACATGTGGCAGTGCTGCCTGAAGATGAATACACAAGACAAAACTTAAAAAGACTTTGGATTGTGCCTACAAATGAGCAAGTTAACAATTTTCAGTTGTTCGTAGAGGAAGTGCTAAAAACAGCAATGAGTGATGGATTCCATGTAGATTCACTGCAGCCAGATTCCTCTGACTTCATGAATTATAAG GGAGGATGA
- the LOC127575952 gene encoding BTB/POZ domain-containing protein KCTD21-like isoform X1: MSDPITLNVGGKLYTSSLATLTRYPDSMLGVMFSGKMPSTSDQHGNYFIDRDGKIFRYILNFLRTSNLDLPDDFQEVRLLKREADFYQIQPLIEALQERESENAKAERNAMLNITLDQRLQTVYFTVKPAPQMYNLTSCSTEVFDANIFCTSAEFLKHLSSKFCYFVNGRLLPIGYEKKDPHHLTLQWVGHVAVLPEDEYTRQNLKRLWIVPTNEQVNNFQLFVEEVLKTAMSDGFHVDSLQPDSSDFMNYKVLRLVRYK; encoded by the coding sequence ATGTCTGATCCTATAACATTAAATGTAGGAGGAAAATTGTATACCAGTTCTCTGGCAACTTTAACACGATACCCAGACTCGATGCTGGGTGTAATGTTCAGTGGGAAAATGCCCTCAACTAGCGATCAGCATGGTAATTACTTCATTGACAGAGATGGGAAAATATTTCGATATATTCTAAATTTTTTGCGCACATCAAACCTCGACCTCCCAGATGATTTTCAAGAAGTTAGGCTTTTGAAGAGAGAAGCTGATTTTTACCAGATCCAGCCCTTAATCGAGGCTTTGCAGGAGAGAGAGTCTGAGAATGCCAAGGCGGAAAGGAATGCAATGCTCAACATTACTCTGgaccagagactgcagactgTGTACTTCACTGTTAAACCAGCCCCACAAATGTACAACCTAACCTCATGTAGTACAGAAGTCTTTGATGCCAACATATTTTGCACATCAGCTGAATTCTTGAAGCATTTGAGCTCCAAGTTTTGTTACTTTGTTAATGGTAGACTTTTACCAATTGGTTATGAGAAAAAGGATCCACACCATTTGACATTACAATGGGTTGGACATGTGGCAGTGCTGCCTGAAGATGAATACACAAGACAAAACTTAAAAAGACTTTGGATTGTGCCTACAAATGAGCAAGTTAACAATTTTCAGTTGTTCGTAGAGGAAGTGCTAAAAACAGCAATGAGTGATGGATTCCATGTAGATTCACTGCAGCCAGATTCCTCTGACTTCATGAATTATAAGGTACTTCGTCTAGTCCGATATAAATAG